The Flavobacterium piscisymbiosum genome includes a region encoding these proteins:
- a CDS encoding efflux transporter outer membrane subunit — translation MSVLYKIGISLFAGVLLTSCVVGKKYSRTDLNAPEKYREEITLTGDTILHPWKSYYKDPMLVSLIEKALVKNNEVLIAIKSMEQLDLTYKQAKLSLLPTLDFDAGASRSYQSKNSLNGSLSAQFTSKDYLDDYSANLRLSWEADIWGKAAMQKRDAKAGYFAQKENLSALKTRIIVQVAQSYYNLLGLDEQLKIAQKNIDLSNSTLGMMKMQYNSGLISSLALYQTEAQKKTAELLVPLAEANIAVQENALQILCGEYPDSITRSGNLNVAELNMALPSGVPAALLSRRPDVKAAEYAVMSANAKTGLAKATMYPTLSLSPSIGINSFEFDTWFNFPGSVTKTIAANLVQPIFKKRQLRTAYEIAILEQEKAVVQFKQSFITAVGEVSDAMSKLKNADKRMELATEKSVSLDKATHDANLLYKSGMATYLEVIVAQNSALQNDLDVVAIKLEKLNAAINLYRALGGGVE, via the coding sequence ATGAGCGTACTATATAAAATTGGAATTTCTTTATTTGCAGGTGTTTTACTGACATCCTGCGTAGTAGGGAAAAAATATTCCCGAACAGATTTAAATGCGCCTGAGAAATATCGTGAAGAAATAACATTGACCGGAGATACCATTTTGCATCCCTGGAAAAGTTACTATAAAGATCCTATGCTGGTGAGTTTAATCGAAAAAGCCCTCGTTAAAAACAACGAGGTGCTTATCGCGATAAAAAGTATGGAGCAGCTTGATCTTACTTACAAACAGGCAAAATTGTCGTTATTGCCAACACTTGATTTTGATGCAGGAGCAAGCAGAAGTTATCAGTCTAAAAATTCGCTTAACGGTTCTTTGAGTGCACAATTTACCAGTAAAGATTATCTGGACGATTACAGTGCCAATCTTAGATTATCGTGGGAAGCTGATATTTGGGGAAAAGCTGCCATGCAAAAGAGAGATGCCAAAGCGGGTTATTTTGCCCAAAAAGAAAATCTTTCGGCTTTGAAAACGAGAATTATTGTTCAGGTTGCGCAGTCTTATTATAATCTTTTAGGACTTGACGAGCAGCTTAAAATTGCACAGAAAAACATTGATTTGAGCAATAGTACGTTAGGAATGATGAAAATGCAGTATAATTCAGGATTGATTAGTTCATTGGCACTTTATCAGACAGAAGCTCAGAAAAAAACAGCAGAATTGTTGGTTCCTTTAGCAGAGGCAAATATAGCGGTTCAGGAAAATGCATTGCAGATTTTATGCGGTGAGTATCCTGACAGCATCACACGTTCAGGAAATCTTAACGTAGCAGAACTTAATATGGCTTTACCTTCAGGAGTTCCGGCAGCGCTTTTAAGCCGAAGACCGGATGTAAAAGCGGCTGAATATGCCGTTATGTCTGCCAATGCTAAAACGGGACTTGCAAAAGCAACTATGTATCCAACATTGAGTCTGAGTCCGTCAATTGGGATTAACTCTTTTGAATTTGACACCTGGTTTAATTTTCCGGGATCGGTGACCAAAACTATTGCAGCCAATTTAGTGCAGCCAATTTTCAAAAAACGCCAGTTAAGAACAGCGTATGAAATTGCAATTCTGGAGCAGGAAAAGGCAGTTGTTCAGTTCAAGCAATCATTTATTACAGCGGTTGGAGAAGTTTCTGATGCGATGTCAAAACTAAAAAATGCAGATAAACGAATGGAATTGGCTACCGAAAAGTCGGTTTCGTTAGATAAAGCAACCCACGACGCCAACTTGTTGTACAAAAGCGGAATGGCAACATATCTTGAGGTTATTGTAGCGCAAAACAGCGCTTTGCAAAATGATCTTGATGTTGTTGCGATTAAATTAGAAAAACTAAATGCAGCCATCAATCTATATCGTGCCCTGGGTGGCGGAGTAGAGTAA
- the mqo gene encoding malate dehydrogenase (quinone) has protein sequence MKRGISCLLCILILGSCTEKKSNPEETVDVVMVGGGIMSVTLANMLNELDPELSIVTYERLDAVGKESSSAWNNAGTGHSALCELNYTPELSNGTIDTHKAVEINESFEISKQFWSYLVSKGKIGPPKTFINPTPHMSFVIGDENVKYLKKRYLALQKEPLFTGMEFSDDQKQIKSWIPLVMDGRDPSQKVAATKIDIGTDVNYGSLTAELASNLLKAGKMKLELNHEVTNFKRNSDGTWKVYVKDLKNNTTKTIDAKFVFIGAGGATLPLLEKTHIPEAKGYGGFPVSGEWLVCNNPEIIAQHQAKVYGKASVGSPPMSVPHLDTRIINGKKELLFGPFAGFSSKFLKNGTWGDLPASFNFYNIRPMLEAGLDNVPLTKYLVQQVVLTPEQRLAALREYFPKAKMEDWDLKVAGQRVQVIKIDETTQGGILQFGTEVVTASDGSVAALLGASPGASTSVSIMLKVIEKCYKTKLETPQWQAKIKEMIPSYGQKLSDNIALANQIRKNDSEKLGIVWKEIYKDTIQQQKGH, from the coding sequence ATGAAAAGGGGCATTAGCTGTTTGTTGTGCATCTTGATTTTAGGATCCTGCACAGAGAAAAAAAGTAATCCCGAAGAAACCGTCGATGTGGTTATGGTAGGCGGCGGAATTATGAGCGTAACCCTGGCCAATATGCTTAACGAACTTGATCCAGAGTTGTCTATTGTTACTTACGAAAGACTCGATGCTGTGGGCAAAGAAAGTTCATCTGCCTGGAACAATGCCGGAACAGGACATTCGGCACTTTGCGAACTGAACTATACTCCGGAACTCAGTAACGGAACTATCGATACCCATAAAGCGGTTGAGATTAACGAATCGTTTGAAATTTCAAAACAATTCTGGTCGTATTTAGTATCCAAAGGAAAAATCGGACCTCCCAAAACATTTATCAATCCTACGCCTCATATGAGTTTTGTTATTGGTGATGAGAATGTCAAATACCTGAAAAAAAGATATTTGGCCTTGCAAAAAGAACCGCTTTTTACCGGAATGGAATTTTCTGATGATCAAAAACAAATCAAAAGCTGGATTCCGCTTGTAATGGACGGCCGTGATCCTTCGCAAAAAGTAGCGGCAACCAAAATAGATATTGGTACCGATGTAAACTACGGATCTTTAACCGCAGAACTGGCTTCGAATTTACTGAAAGCAGGCAAAATGAAATTAGAACTTAATCACGAGGTGACTAATTTTAAAAGAAATAGCGACGGAACCTGGAAAGTGTATGTAAAGGATTTAAAAAACAATACCACCAAAACCATCGATGCTAAATTTGTTTTTATTGGTGCGGGCGGTGCGACATTGCCTTTGCTTGAAAAAACACATATTCCGGAAGCAAAAGGTTACGGCGGATTTCCGGTAAGCGGGGAGTGGCTGGTTTGTAACAATCCTGAAATCATAGCGCAGCATCAGGCAAAAGTATACGGAAAAGCTTCTGTAGGCTCGCCGCCAATGTCTGTTCCGCATCTGGATACGCGAATCATTAACGGAAAAAAGGAACTCCTGTTTGGTCCTTTTGCAGGATTTTCGTCCAAGTTTCTTAAAAATGGTACCTGGGGCGATTTACCTGCATCTTTTAATTTTTATAATATCAGACCCATGTTAGAAGCCGGACTGGACAATGTGCCGCTTACCAAATATTTGGTACAACAAGTGGTATTAACACCGGAACAGCGTTTAGCAGCTTTAAGAGAATATTTTCCGAAAGCAAAAATGGAAGACTGGGATCTAAAAGTTGCCGGACAAAGAGTTCAGGTCATAAAAATTGACGAAACCACTCAAGGCGGAATATTGCAATTTGGTACCGAAGTTGTTACAGCATCAGATGGGAGTGTTGCGGCTTTATTGGGCGCTTCGCCGGGAGCTTCAACTTCAGTTTCTATTATGCTCAAAGTAATTGAGAAATGCTATAAAACTAAACTTGAAACTCCGCAATGGCAAGCTAAAATTAAAGAAATGATTCCGTCATACGGACAAAAATTATCTGATAATATTGCCTTAGCCAATCAGATCAGAAAAAATGACAGTGAGAAACTGGGCATTGTCTGGAAAGAAATTTATAAGGATACAATCCAACAGCAAAAAGGCCATTGA
- a CDS encoding proline dehydrogenase family protein has translation MEKDLLLMGANALRKAALNEQAKDYILSNEVLFKTMKKAADRYIGGETLEETIIKVKEQNKQEFKCSMEFMGENTLTEKEASEATNEFIRIAQEIKLQQLNSTISLDLSHIGLKISNELCLNNLTSICQEAEKKNIEVTISAENIEITDSVIDIYKTAAKTFTNTSITLQAYLHRSKDDFEDLIKENGRIRIVKGAFETPENFSIPRGAALDERYLYYIDQLLSRNHRCAIATHHDLIQKEVVALVENYKTSKDLYEFESLYGIQTQQLINLKEQGYPTKLYFVYGKEWYLYLCNRIAEYPLNIFQALNDIVN, from the coding sequence ATGGAAAAAGATTTACTTTTAATGGGAGCCAATGCTTTACGAAAAGCGGCTTTGAATGAACAGGCAAAAGATTATATTTTATCTAATGAAGTGCTGTTTAAAACCATGAAAAAAGCGGCAGATCGCTATATTGGAGGTGAAACTCTCGAAGAAACCATTATCAAAGTCAAAGAACAAAATAAACAGGAGTTTAAATGTTCTATGGAATTTATGGGTGAAAATACATTAACAGAGAAAGAAGCTTCTGAAGCTACTAATGAGTTTATTAGAATCGCTCAGGAAATTAAATTACAGCAACTCAATTCGACAATCTCTCTTGATCTTTCGCATATTGGTTTAAAGATATCAAACGAATTATGCCTTAACAATTTGACTTCTATATGCCAGGAAGCCGAAAAAAAGAATATCGAAGTAACGATTAGTGCAGAAAACATCGAAATAACAGATTCGGTTATCGACATTTATAAAACGGCTGCTAAAACTTTTACCAATACATCAATCACACTTCAGGCTTATTTGCACCGATCAAAAGATGATTTTGAGGATTTAATAAAAGAAAACGGAAGAATCAGAATCGTTAAGGGCGCTTTTGAAACTCCTGAAAATTTTTCGATACCAAGAGGAGCTGCTCTTGATGAACGCTATTTGTATTATATCGATCAATTATTGTCCAGAAATCACCGTTGCGCTATTGCAACCCATCATGATCTCATTCAGAAAGAAGTTGTTGCATTAGTTGAAAACTATAAAACGAGCAAGGATTTATACGAATTTGAAAGTTTATACGGAATTCAGACACAACAACTTATCAATTTAAAAGAACAAGGATATCCTACAAAACTATATTTTGTTTATGGTAAAGAGTGGTATTTGTATTTGTGCAATAGAATTGCAGAATATCCATTGAATATATTTCAGGCTTTAAATGATATTGTAAATTAA
- a CDS encoding T9SS type A sorting domain-containing protein has protein sequence MQEKITKEKLSFKVFLTTILLLLAIYSSAQTYEFENGTRTNNADIQNCDSCSGKIVGNLGGNSSVSVNVTVAATGWYNLQLFYCTGDPRTIKLTAGSATTIAIPCEPSGGWSTAAAKNVSVYLNSGTTTLLLDNTSSWAPNLDKFVLTPLASPTLQTIAFGSNNSIVYNLTNKTYTIKFNGATAITNASAYAFSDQQYTSSNFASAVYTSETFTDNIGSGTKHIFTLSGNYSLGMQQVFYTYSNKNYLAVQVVLTGNGSNSYKMSPLTSYQVTPNFGSGDTRAVFVPYDNDAWIRYDAQPLNSADFTASEVTNIYNNTNRKGLLIGSVEHTKWKTGITVSGGGSSSAYVSVIAGWTKENITRDKRGHGWVNVGQNSCASPKVLISSNDDWRTGFEEFAQANAAMQPKYIFDWTAPKPIGWNSWGAMQTNINLTKVKAVVDFFHDDCPAYKTEDNTLFIDLDSYWDNMSDAELAQFVTYAKSKGFKAGIYWAPFVDWGKYNRQVEGSSYNYDQCWTKVNGNPLELDGAYAMDPTSPGTKARIKYFMNRFKTAGFEMIKIDFLTHASIEADSFANNQLHTGMEAYQEGMKFLIDEIDGKMLVQAAISPNLATGPYVHIRRIACDAYSSINETDYTLNSTTYGWWQNQIYDYLDADHIVFGNVTAGENRARLLSSVVTGTITSGDDFSVAGPWKAKSQDLLQNNDVMNVARADMHFIPADGNTGYNAANIFSATDNNVTYVAVFNYTNSATTNNVSLNRLGLGSGNYTVKELYSGTLSSTQGTLNVQLPKADAALFAIYDGSILSAPGYNWKTATNYIYPNPASTNFRIRFDKTINGPVNIFIYDVAGKEVSKTTILAEDMISSEIPVNNLRKGVYMVKVSSSGNPVQNFKFFKE, from the coding sequence ATGCAAGAAAAAATTACAAAAGAAAAATTATCATTTAAAGTCTTCCTCACCACAATATTGCTATTATTGGCAATATACAGCTCTGCGCAAACCTATGAATTCGAAAATGGAACGCGCACCAACAATGCAGACATCCAAAATTGTGATTCATGTTCAGGCAAAATCGTTGGTAATTTAGGAGGTAATAGCAGTGTTTCGGTAAACGTTACTGTAGCGGCAACAGGCTGGTACAATCTCCAGTTATTTTATTGTACAGGCGATCCGCGAACCATTAAATTAACTGCCGGTTCAGCTACAACAATAGCAATTCCGTGCGAACCCAGCGGAGGATGGAGCACCGCTGCTGCTAAAAACGTAAGTGTATATCTGAATAGCGGAACCACTACCCTGCTTTTGGACAATACGAGTTCATGGGCACCTAATCTGGACAAATTTGTGTTAACTCCGCTAGCTTCGCCTACACTTCAAACCATTGCTTTTGGTTCAAACAATAGTATCGTGTACAACTTAACCAATAAAACCTATACTATAAAATTCAATGGAGCCACGGCTATTACAAATGCCTCAGCTTATGCCTTTAGTGATCAGCAATATACAAGCAGTAATTTTGCATCGGCTGTTTATACTTCAGAAACCTTTACGGATAACATTGGCAGCGGTACCAAACATATTTTCACTTTAAGTGGAAATTATTCGTTGGGTATGCAGCAAGTTTTTTATACTTATTCTAATAAAAACTATTTGGCCGTACAAGTTGTCCTCACCGGAAATGGCTCGAATAGTTACAAAATGTCGCCTTTGACCAGTTATCAGGTTACACCAAATTTTGGCAGCGGAGATACCAGAGCCGTATTTGTTCCTTACGATAATGACGCATGGATTCGCTACGATGCACAACCTCTTAACTCGGCCGACTTTACGGCATCTGAGGTGACTAATATTTACAACAATACCAATCGTAAAGGCTTGCTAATTGGTTCTGTAGAACACACCAAATGGAAAACCGGAATTACCGTATCTGGTGGAGGATCTTCGTCAGCCTATGTTTCGGTTATTGCAGGATGGACAAAAGAAAATATTACCAGGGATAAACGTGGTCACGGCTGGGTAAATGTTGGACAAAACAGTTGCGCTTCGCCTAAAGTTTTAATAAGTTCTAATGACGATTGGCGAACTGGTTTCGAAGAATTTGCACAAGCCAATGCTGCCATGCAACCCAAATATATTTTCGACTGGACGGCTCCTAAACCTATTGGCTGGAATAGTTGGGGCGCGATGCAAACCAACATTAATTTAACGAAAGTTAAGGCAGTTGTCGACTTTTTTCATGACGACTGTCCAGCCTACAAAACCGAAGACAATACGCTATTCATTGACCTGGATTCGTATTGGGATAATATGAGCGATGCAGAGTTGGCTCAATTTGTTACTTATGCAAAAAGCAAAGGCTTTAAAGCAGGAATTTATTGGGCACCTTTTGTAGATTGGGGCAAATACAATCGTCAGGTCGAAGGAAGTTCTTATAACTACGATCAATGCTGGACAAAAGTAAACGGAAATCCGCTTGAGCTTGACGGAGCTTATGCCATGGATCCTACAAGTCCGGGGACTAAGGCAAGAATAAAATATTTTATGAACCGTTTTAAAACTGCCGGATTCGAAATGATAAAAATCGACTTTTTGACACATGCCAGTATCGAAGCGGATAGTTTTGCAAATAATCAACTGCATACCGGTATGGAAGCTTATCAGGAAGGAATGAAATTTTTGATAGATGAAATCGACGGAAAAATGCTGGTTCAGGCGGCAATATCGCCCAATTTGGCCACTGGTCCTTATGTGCATATCCGCCGTATTGCCTGCGATGCTTACAGTAGTATTAACGAGACAGATTATACGCTTAATAGTACTACTTACGGTTGGTGGCAAAATCAGATTTACGATTATTTAGATGCTGACCATATTGTTTTTGGCAATGTTACCGCCGGAGAAAATCGCGCACGATTACTAAGTAGTGTCGTTACAGGAACTATTACAAGCGGTGACGATTTCTCTGTTGCAGGCCCCTGGAAAGCTAAATCGCAGGATCTTTTACAAAATAATGATGTTATGAATGTTGCCCGCGCTGATATGCATTTTATTCCTGCCGATGGGAATACAGGTTATAATGCAGCAAACATTTTTTCGGCTACAGATAACAACGTCACTTATGTAGCTGTATTTAATTATACTAATTCTGCAACAACCAACAATGTAAGTCTAAATCGTTTAGGATTAGGATCCGGGAATTATACCGTAAAAGAGTTATATTCAGGAACACTAAGTTCTACACAAGGAACTTTAAATGTACAACTCCCAAAGGCTGATGCAGCTTTGTTTGCTATCTATGACGGATCGATATTGAGCGCACCCGGATACAATTGGAAAACAGCTACTAATTACATTTATCCAAATCCTGCATCAACCAATTTCAGAATACGATTTGATAAAACCATTAATGGTCCTGTTAACATCTTTATTTATGATGTTGCAGGTAAAGAAGTGTCCAAAACTACTATTTTGGCCGAAGATATGATTAGTTCAGAAATCCCTGTAAACAATTTACGCAAAGGCGTTTATATGGTAAAAGTTTCGTCTTCGGGAAATCCGGTTCAAAACTTTAAATTTTTCAAGGAATAA
- a CDS encoding M13 family metallopeptidase, whose amino-acid sequence MNFKTIFSKLPVLFASQKNMIAKIIARLGIIVLLFFSSNNLKAQTVASTIGKATFGDWGIETQFISKEIVPGNDFYKYVNEGWLESKTIPAGSSGFSNYSEAKNRIDERIAHIIHDGADKINTSKGTLKQVGALYLGYIDTDNIEKLGLKPIQQDLKQILALNSYEGVAKWMANPKSFSIISIHTAPDINDRSRFLVALGESGIGLPSPEYYEKQDGLYPGYRKAYKEHIVRTFELAGISNAEQRANDILELETKLAAVQWTPAQMRDSKINSRLLSVSELSAYAPGFPWKVFLASRQVDHVNEVILQADSAIKAKAALFENTSIAIWSSYIAFHWIVNHSTVLPEKFRKNQFDFYSSTLNGIKNDVLREKKSILYVNNRLGQAVGKLYVEKYFPTEYLKNIKDLVDYIKRAFSIRLQKLNWLDDSSRKEAIAKLEAVTVRIGYPETWRDYSSMKFDPKNPVGNEQLIAKSNWDNERSLLQKVYTSKNWYQVPQTVDATSSKLYNSIEFPAGILQAPFFDPFADPAVNFGAIGAIIGHELGHCFDDEGSKFDSNGLIRDWWTPQTRKSFEERTKQLVEQYDTFSSDGTHVNGKQTLGENIGDLTGVVVAYEASQLYRADHQNIPLVLNNFTDDQRYFLSFAQTNRSLYTPEMYRMTLSRDYHAPADFRVNGVVRNIDEWYKAFNVKPEDKLYLSPEERVRIW is encoded by the coding sequence ATGAATTTCAAAACCATATTTTCAAAATTGCCTGTACTGTTTGCATCACAAAAAAATATGATTGCAAAAATAATCGCACGATTGGGTATAATTGTGTTACTATTTTTTAGTTCTAATAATCTAAAAGCACAAACAGTTGCTTCTACTATTGGCAAAGCAACCTTTGGAGATTGGGGAATTGAAACTCAATTTATCAGTAAGGAAATAGTGCCGGGCAATGATTTTTATAAATATGTTAATGAAGGATGGCTGGAGTCGAAAACCATTCCGGCAGGTTCTTCGGGATTTAGTAATTATAGTGAAGCTAAAAATAGAATTGACGAAAGAATAGCGCATATTATTCATGACGGTGCTGACAAAATCAATACCAGCAAAGGAACGCTAAAACAAGTTGGAGCACTTTATCTGGGTTATATTGATACCGATAATATCGAAAAACTGGGATTAAAACCAATTCAGCAGGATTTAAAACAAATACTTGCCTTAAACAGTTATGAAGGTGTTGCAAAATGGATGGCCAATCCAAAATCTTTTTCGATCATCTCTATTCACACTGCCCCGGATATTAATGATAGAAGCCGATTTCTTGTTGCACTTGGCGAGAGCGGCATAGGTTTACCCTCACCAGAATATTACGAAAAACAAGATGGTCTTTATCCCGGTTATCGCAAAGCGTATAAAGAACATATTGTACGCACTTTTGAACTTGCCGGTATCTCTAACGCTGAGCAACGCGCTAATGATATATTGGAACTTGAAACAAAATTAGCAGCGGTACAATGGACGCCTGCGCAAATGCGTGACAGTAAGATTAATTCACGTCTGCTTTCTGTTTCAGAACTCTCTGCTTACGCTCCCGGTTTTCCCTGGAAAGTTTTTTTGGCCAGCAGACAAGTAGATCATGTAAACGAAGTAATATTACAAGCCGACTCTGCAATAAAGGCAAAAGCTGCATTATTTGAAAATACATCAATAGCCATTTGGTCATCTTATATTGCATTTCACTGGATCGTAAATCATTCTACGGTATTACCAGAGAAGTTTCGCAAGAATCAGTTTGATTTTTACTCCAGTACTTTAAACGGAATTAAGAATGATGTTTTAAGAGAAAAAAAATCAATTTTATATGTAAACAATCGTTTAGGACAAGCTGTTGGCAAACTTTATGTCGAAAAATATTTTCCTACTGAATACCTTAAAAACATTAAAGATCTGGTAGATTACATCAAAAGAGCATTCTCTATTCGATTGCAAAAACTGAATTGGCTGGATGATAGCAGCAGAAAAGAGGCAATAGCCAAACTGGAAGCTGTGACGGTGAGAATAGGATATCCCGAAACCTGGCGTGATTATTCTTCAATGAAATTTGACCCTAAGAATCCTGTTGGCAATGAGCAGCTTATTGCAAAATCAAATTGGGATAATGAACGGTCGTTGCTTCAAAAGGTTTATACAAGTAAAAATTGGTATCAGGTTCCGCAAACTGTAGATGCAACAAGCAGTAAATTATATAATTCTATTGAATTTCCGGCAGGTATATTGCAGGCTCCTTTTTTTGATCCGTTTGCTGATCCGGCGGTAAACTTTGGCGCAATAGGCGCAATTATCGGACATGAGTTGGGGCATTGTTTTGATGATGAAGGCTCAAAGTTTGATAGCAATGGTTTAATCCGTGACTGGTGGACTCCTCAAACCCGAAAATCATTTGAAGAACGTACCAAACAACTTGTTGAGCAATACGATACCTTTTCATCAGATGGAACACATGTAAACGGAAAACAAACGCTTGGAGAAAACATTGGCGATCTAACCGGCGTAGTTGTTGCTTATGAAGCTTCCCAATTATACCGTGCTGATCATCAAAATATTCCGTTGGTTTTAAATAATTTTACAGATGATCAACGCTATTTTTTATCTTTTGCCCAAACGAATCGCAGTCTTTATACTCCCGAAATGTACCGCATGACATTATCACGAGATTATCATGCTCCTGCAGATTTTCGTGTAAATGGTGTTGTTCGCAATATTGATGAATGGTACAAAGCTTTCAATGTAAAACCAGAAGACAAACTCTACTTATCTCCTGAGGAACGCGTACGTATTTGGTAA
- a CDS encoding class A beta-lactamase-related serine hydrolase — MKKYAVLIFLFTATPSVFSQIPTDSIKAIIKREVANKRSKSIIVGIVNTNGRQIFAEGKISDSNTALPDGNTIYEIGSITKVFTSLVLADMSLKQELNLNDPISKFLPKTVKTPIRNGKEISLLSLSTHRSGMPRFPYNVDPKNLDEPYADYTVEKLYEYVSHFEPAFDIDSKWRYSNVAYGLLGNILTLVAKKDFETLIQEDIFKPLNLNNTVISLTKKQKSNLAVGHAETGAVVGLTDLGAIGPGGSIRSNVNDLLTFAEANIGSIKTNLSPAMELTHVMQAKKDGNDTFTTMGWTLVDENGKSYLFKDGGMPGYSSFLGIDKKNKIGVVVLSNSQNSVSDIGWHIMDATHTIDSYKYPWTLLDTLRTTNKTKGTDAAIALYQKLKASKNALFIFNENQLDYLGNELRKEGKIKEAIKLLKLNVQEYPNSTLVYESLGEIYKRNKNPKTAISYFEKARELDPENQHWNYILEKLKNLQKDKNNM, encoded by the coding sequence ATGAAAAAATATGCGGTCCTTATTTTCTTATTTACAGCAACTCCTTCTGTTTTTAGTCAAATACCAACAGACAGTATAAAGGCAATCATTAAGCGGGAAGTTGCCAACAAAAGAAGCAAAAGTATTATTGTTGGAATTGTAAATACTAATGGCAGGCAAATATTTGCAGAAGGAAAAATAAGTGACAGCAATACCGCTTTGCCTGATGGCAATACTATTTACGAAATTGGATCTATTACAAAAGTTTTTACTTCGCTGGTATTGGCAGATATGAGTTTAAAACAAGAACTCAATCTTAATGATCCTATCTCTAAGTTTCTTCCTAAAACAGTAAAAACACCTATTAGAAACGGAAAAGAAATTTCATTGCTGAGTTTATCAACACACAGATCCGGAATGCCCCGGTTTCCTTATAATGTTGATCCAAAAAATTTAGACGAACCTTATGCAGATTATACTGTAGAAAAGCTGTACGAATATGTATCTCACTTTGAACCTGCTTTTGATATTGATTCAAAGTGGCGGTATTCAAACGTTGCTTACGGATTATTGGGTAATATATTGACATTGGTTGCAAAAAAGGATTTCGAGACTTTAATACAAGAAGACATTTTTAAACCCTTAAACCTCAACAACACGGTTATTTCATTAACGAAAAAACAAAAATCAAATTTGGCGGTAGGACATGCAGAAACCGGAGCGGTTGTGGGTTTAACTGATTTAGGCGCTATTGGTCCCGGCGGATCCATTCGTTCCAACGTAAATGATCTTCTGACTTTTGCAGAAGCCAATATAGGCAGCATCAAAACAAATTTATCCCCTGCTATGGAACTCACCCATGTCATGCAGGCAAAAAAAGACGGAAACGATACGTTTACCACAATGGGCTGGACTCTTGTAGATGAAAACGGAAAAAGTTATCTGTTTAAAGATGGCGGAATGCCCGGATATTCTTCCTTTTTAGGAATCGACAAAAAAAATAAAATTGGCGTTGTTGTTTTGTCCAATTCTCAAAATTCAGTTTCAGATATTGGCTGGCATATTATGGATGCTACTCATACAATAGACTCTTATAAATACCCTTGGACATTGCTGGATACCCTTAGAACAACCAATAAAACTAAAGGAACAGATGCTGCCATTGCTTTATATCAAAAACTTAAAGCTTCGAAAAACGCATTATTTATTTTTAATGAAAATCAATTGGATTACTTAGGGAATGAATTGAGAAAAGAAGGAAAAATAAAAGAAGCTATAAAACTCCTGAAACTCAATGTGCAGGAATATCCCAATTCAACGCTTGTTTATGAAAGCCTGGGTGAAATTTACAAACGAAACAAGAATCCAAAAACAGCGATTTCTTATTTTGAAAAAGCGCGCGAACTGGATCCTGAAAACCAACACTGGAATTATATCCTCGAGAAACTCAAAAATCTTCAAAAAGACAAAAATAACATGTGA